In Bacillota bacterium, the sequence CGCTCAGGAGGCCCGCCTGTTCGAACTGATCAACAGCGCCCGCACAAATGAAGGGGTTCGGCCCGTGGTAATCGACATGAAGCTGGTGGAAATAGCCCACATCAAAGCCCAGGACATGATCGACAACAACTATTTCGGTCACTTTTCTCCGACTTACGGTTCGCCGGGACAGATGCTGAGGAAATTCGGCGTCAGTTTTCGGAGCGCAGGCGAAAACCTGGCCAAGGCAGGGGATGTCTCCAGGGCCCACCTTCTCTTCCTGACCAGCACCCAGGGGCACCGGGAGATCATGCTGAATCCGAATTACAATAAGGTGGGTGTTGCCGTGGTCCCGCGGGGAAGCTATGTGCTGGTAGTGGAGTTGTTTGCCGAGTTGTAATTGGCCAAATGCATATAAACGCCCCCGTCATAATAAAATTTAAAGTAAATAAGTCCGACAGGCGAACCGTCCCCTCCTTGCAACCCAAGTAGCACTCTATCGAAATCTTCATATAATAACCAGGAAAGGAGAAATTATTCCAGATTCATTGTGAACATAGGAGGGGTTTAAATGAAGCCTGTCGAGCAGGATATGACTCAATTACCTGAAGATGAGCTAACAGATGCAAAGCAACTCGAGGAAGAGGATGCCTGCGTGTCCGAAGCCGCGGTAGCACAAGAGAGCATCTGGCATGAAGCTGCAACAGCAGGAAAGGAAAAAGGGCAGCAGGACAGAGAGGGCGACACCCGGGATATAGAAAAAGAAGAGGAATCTCAAACAAAACAAAACCAATGCGCCCAGGAAACAACCCCCGCGCCGGAAGCCAGGGAGGAAGCAGAGAAAAAGGCAGGCGCACCTGTTTCGCAGATTAAACAGAAATACGTAGCCTTCTCGGAGTTGCCTGGTAATACCGTTGATTTGGCTCGAAATTCCGTAATTCCTCCTGCCATCATGGAGTATTACAAGCAGTTCGGACTTGATGAGGAAACCATTAAACTGATATTTCAAGTGCAGCCGTCCGAGGCGGCCTCCCACAAACCAGTTGACCTTCCACCTTTGCAGGGTAGTCCTAAACCGGGCGGCTGAGGCAAACCCGTCAGAGCGCGGTAGGATACCGCAGGCACGCAAAAGGGAGGAGCGCCTCCCTTTTTATCTGGAACCCGGATGTCATGAAAACTTTAGGGGGGAGGGACAGGAGTGCCAGATCCGATTATCGCCTCCACCAGGGAAGAATTCCGGTCTGTTTTCCATCTTGCTTTTGCCGACCATCCCCTCGCCGGCAGGATCGCAAACGCGGTCCTGTTCGGGGAGCTGCTGTCCGACGGGACGGTCCTGGTCTTCGGAGGGTACGACCTGGTTTTGTGCCATCGCAGACGGAGAAACAAAGGTGATGAAGACTGTTACACTACAGTTGTCCCTCGTACCTTTGTCGAAAAAGTACCCCTGGATGTATCCGGAATGGCAGGAAAGGCGGTGCAGGTCCGTATTTCCGTCAACCGTCCATTCCAGGCCAGGCTCAAAGCCGACAGGCCGCCCAGGGTGAGATTCTGGGACCTTTTAAAAAGCGTGATCTGGAATGGTAGATGGGTGCAGATCCAGGTTGAGGGCGAGATAACCGTTGATCTCCTGCCCGCCGGGGAGTTCATTCCGGAGAAGCGCCTTGTCGATCTTGCAGGTGCGAGGACCGATAAAAGAGATGCGGGTGAGATCAAGTCCGTTGGCGAGGGAGTTTTGGCGGGAGAAAAAGCGAAGAGAGCGGCAAAGAAGAAGGATGGCGAGATTACGATCGAACTGGATGCCCTTGCGGACCTGATACTTGAAGTCATCCGGCGGCGCCAGGGAGACACGGCCGCCGGGCCAGCCGGCACCGTCTCCGCACAGGGTCTTCCTGCGGCTCTTAAGGACTCGGGGGGAGCGCCCCCGGAGCAGGGGAACGGCGGGGTACCGGCTGCAGAACCGGAAGCATCCCAGACAATAAACCCGGAAATGCTGGCGGACCTGGTGAAAAAAGTTATCCGCGCATACGAGGAGGAAAAGCGCATTAAATCCGCCGCGGTGCTCCCGGAACCAGAAAAGGGGGCGCAGCTCATGCAGGGCCTGGACCTCTCCGGGCTGCCACTGGAACAGATCCCTAGCCGTCCTGGTCTTTACCGGACCTTTACCCCATCAAACCTTCCCCCTCCAAAACCGCACAGCAGCAGCGTTTCTGGAGAACAGGGAAAAGCGCCCGGCTGGGCGGAAATCTGCTCCCTTTTGAAAAACATCCCGGTCTACCCTCCCGGCAAGCCCACCGATCCAAAAGAAACAGGCAGCGGATAAGAAATCGCTGCCCTTGAGCGGCCCATGTCCTATGTTGTCTCAACAGTAACTTGCACAATGTAGTTAAGGACAAGATAAACCGGCGGTGCCCCGGGAGGGGTGACCTGTATCAGATTTCCGTTAATAGAATCCAGGACACCAGTTACCGGGCTGCCTACAACTGGAATAACGGTCACGGTAGCCCCGACATTCGTCCGCAGCAGTGCAAAAAGCTCAGGAGAAGCACCAGTTGGTATTACAGCCATGCTCATTCCTCCTTCTTTGATTCTCTTGTTTATACCGGCGTGCCCGGAGGGAGGGTATGCAGGTAATCAATCCGGGCGAAAGGAATATGAACATCTACTATCCTTGTGTTTTCCGGAAAGGAAACAATCAAATAATCGCTTCCCACCAGAGTGAGTGCCCCTGTTACTGTAGCGACAGCCCCGGTGTGAACGAGTACCAGTTTGCCCACTAAACTGCGGACCTGGGTTTCAAAGGATGATACGGCAGGCATAATATCTGTCCTCCTTCCAGTGTTTTCCAGATACTAATAGAGTACCGCCAGGGAATCCTGCTGTCTGGTCATGTTTCCTGTTCAGTTGCAGATTGCCATATTATGTCCATTTTTGTCACAGAGCGGCAGGTGATTCAACATAAAGATTGGGGACAGGTTTCCTGTACCTGTTCTCTTTGAATTTCATTGAATCGGATTGTAAACCGGAAAGGCAGCGTATCAACCGCTGCCTTTCGCACGGCTTTCTCAGTTGCGGCTTATGGATCAACCGTTCCGTTCTGGATGCCGTCAATGAAGACGTTGAAGGTGGCGAGCCCGACCCCTGCTCTGACGAAGAGAATGGTGCAGGCAGTGCTGCTGTCGTGGAGGGCTCCGGTCGGATCGGTGAACTCCACCGGCAGGGCGAAACTCACAACTTTTGTTGTAACAGGATCCGTGAACTGGATGGTGTCAATGCCGCCTGCAAACCCGCCCACGGTTGGGAAGGGGGCATTGCCGGTGACATCCGTTACAGCCGTGATGGTAGTCCCGGCGCGGATCAGCGAAACGGTTACGCCGCCAAGCCCCACACCGGGTGCAGTTTGAACCGTAACCACCGGAGTGTCCTGGCACTTCTGGGGCGGGAAGAGCGGCTGGGTCGGCGGGCAGGGAAACTCGGGCTGCGGTACGGCGACGCACGGGTTCAGTTCGCAGAAGCCGTAGCTCGGTACGAGCAGTTTCACCAGGGCCTTGATCTGGATCTCCTTGCAGACCTTCACCCGGCAGCAGATGAGCTGGTCTCCTGTTGCCGGGTCGGTGGTGACATCGCAGGTGCAGGGGCCCACGGCGAGGACCTGGCACTGCACGAAGGTCCCGTCCGGCGCCCACATGAATGCCTGGGTGATTCCCTGCAGGGTGATGGTAAAGGTCGGGCAGATGACGGTGCCGTCCGAGGTGACCGTAACGCTGACCTGCACTTCATTGAACACCAGCACCGGCCTGAAGAAAGGCGGGTTGAAGGGCCCGAACCCGACAAAGAAACACCTGGCGGTGTTCGGCACCACGTTGCAGGTAATTGTAGCCCCCGGAGGAATGGGGGCAGTGCAATGATCCGCCGCTCTCACGCAGCTTCCAAGCAGTTCTTCCGTCGCGCACTGGTCGTAAACTTTAAAAACCTCAATGCAGTCCTTTTCGGTAAACGGCGGGCAGTTCGGGATGCCGCCGACTTGCGGGCACTTGCCCGGTGGGATTGCCATAAGATTCCCTCCTTTGAGATCAGGTTGCAAGATCTTTTGCCAACTATTTTCAGCTGCTGGTATTACATTATATGGAAGCAATTGAAATGTGTTACTCTAATCTCCAGAGAGGAAGGGAGGTCCGGCCAGGTTTCACAGGAAACAAATGCCTCGAATATTATAGATTAAAGAGCAATCAACAAGGGGGCCGTTTGGTCGCAACCATAATGCTCCTCTCAGCGGCGCAAAGCAACGGCGAGGAGGGCAGAGGAGGAAGGGATCTTGACCGCCATCAAAGACCGGTTGGAAAAAGCGCTTAAAACTGAGCAGGCTCTTTTCAGGGTTTACCAGGACCTGGCAAACAGATTGAGCGATACAGAACTGGGCCAGGCATGCCAGCAAATGGCTTTAAGGGCGGAAGAAAACATAAGACTGATCAATCGCTGGTTGATCTGCCCGGCATGACCCGAAAAGAAGCCTGCCGGGGGCAGGGAAATTTGAAGGGTATGTGCGGGAAAAAAATCAAGGCTTCCACGAATCGGGAAGCCTTTTTCACCCGTTCTTGCCGATCTACCTCAGGCAACCACACAGTGGTACAAGCGTGCCGCTGCGATTTGAATTACTGCCGCAGCCCCCAGGAGGACGATCCAATCGACTTCAGGCCGGGGTACGCTGCCGCTTACCAGGTAGCCCCGCAACAACTCTACTACGTAACTCAGAGGATTTACCGCAGCCAGAAAACGCAGCCAGGCAGGCATGACCGCAACAGGGTAAAGGGCATTGCTGGCGAAAAATAAGGGCATGGTAATTACCTGACCAAAACCCATAAACCGCTCCCTCGTCTTTAAGATTGCGGCAAAGATCATGGACAGCGTAGCAAAAAACATGGCCCCCACGATCAACACCAGCACACTGAGAACTATGCTCTTGGGGCTCCAATGGATCTTGAGCCTCAACAACAGGGCCAAAAGGAAAATGAACGCTACCTGGACGACGGCACGGATCCCGGCGCCCAGTGCCTTGCCGGTGACAAGGGCCGCACGCGGCACTGGCATGGCCAGCAGTTTCTGCAGGATGCCCTGGTCCCGCTCCCAGATAGTATTCAGCCCGTAAAAAATCGCGATAAACATCATGGACTGCGCGAGAATACCTGGGGTGATAAAGGTCTGGTAGTCCACGCCGCCGGTCGGCACAGCCCGGATGCGGGAAAAAGCCTGGCCGAATACCAGCAACCATAAAACCGGTTGCACCGCCCGGGTGAACAGTTCTGTGGGATCGTGGCGCAACTTGCGGATTTCCATCTCAGCCACGGCCAGCAAGCCGGACAGGTAATCGGCGATACCATTCCCCAGTGACCGCCGGCAAATCGCAGGGATTCCGGTTTCAATTGAAGCGCTGGACACGGCGCCGCACCTGGCGCATTTCACGGAAGCTCCCTCCCGACTCCATCTGGCTACCGGTAAAATAGGTGAAGACGTCTTCCAGGGTTGCCTGAGGATTGCCTGTCCTGGCTTTCAACTCTGCCGGCGTCCCCTGGACAGCAATCCTGCCCCTGTCCATAATGGCCACCCTCCTGCAGAGGGCTTCTGCTTCCTCCATGTAGTGGGTAGTAATCAGAATGGTGAGGCCGGTTTCCTCCCGGAGCAATTCCAGAGCCTTCCAGACGGTGTGCCGGGCTACCGGGTCCAGGCCCACCGTGGGTTCGTCCAAAATTAACACTCTAGGACGGTGCAGGATCGCCTGGCCGATTTCCAGCCGCCGCACCATGCCGCCCGAATACTGCCGTACCAGTCGGCTGGCTGCTTCTTGCAAATTAAGGAGGGTCAGAATTTCCCGGATCCGCTGCTCCCGTTCGCGTTTAGGTATGCGTAATAATTTTGCAAGGAAAAGCAGGTTTTCATAGCCGGTCAGGCTGCTATCGGCCGAAAGCACCTGTGGTACATAGCCAATAAGCCGGCGCACCAAGGCCCCCTGCCGGCTGCAGTCTATCCCTTCGACCTTTATCTGGCCGGCAGTAGGCGGCAAAAGGGTTGCCAGGATCCTGATGGTCGTGGTCTTCCCGGCGCCATTAGGGCCTAAAAGGCCGAATACCTCCCCCTCTTCGACGGCAAAGCTAATGCCGGCTACTGCCTCATGGTCGCCAAACCGTTTTACCAGGTTCCTCACTTCAATAGCCAAACCCATGGCAGGACCTCTTCCCGCTAAACTCGCTTAAGCAGTTTTTTTAGCAGTTCCAATAACAAGGCACGGTCCTCCAGGCTGAGGGGGGCCAAAAGGGCTGCCATGGCCTGGCGCTTTTCGCTCGCCCACTGTTCCAGCACTGCCTGGCCTGCCTCGGTCAGGCTCACCTCGACCACGCGTTCATCCTCGATCTTTCGCCGGCGGGCCACTAAACCCATTTTTTCTAAGCGCTTGGTAGCCGCCGTTACCGAACTGTTGGTGATGCCCAGGCCCTCAGCCAGGTCGCTTACGTTCGCCGGACCAGTCCTCTTAAGCCGCTTTAGGAGCCAGTATTGTTCCGGGGTAATTTTCCCCTTGCGCACCGGATGCGCAGCCTGGCGCCACTGTTGCCAGAACTGCCAGAACGCATTTACCAGCCGTTCGGTCAGCGAATCCGAATCCCGATCTATCGCCAAGTCGCCACCTCCAGGAATCGCACTTAAATTTTATCTTCTAATAGTTTGACTGTCAATATATTTCACGGCCGGCGCATCCCTGCTTTCTGCTGGGGAGGCCTGCCTCCCTCCTGCGAAGCAGGAGACTTTCCGGCTAAGGCCCAAATCGGGGTTTTTGCGAAAACAAACCGGCAACGGTACGGATGGAAAGAGACGAGAGGTCCGGCCCCATGAAGCCTCAGGCTACCCCCCGGCACGGAGGGCCTCCAGGAGGCGGCTGACCGCAGCAGCCGCCTCGGCGCGGGTGAGGGGGGCTGTGGGAGCAAAGGCCTGCGCGGACCGGCCGCGCAGGACCCCGGCCTGGAAAGCCTGTGCTGCCGCTTCCTGAGCCCAGGCAGGAATCTGAGGCCAATCCTGCCAGGCTGGCCGGGTAAGGAATTCCTCCTGCCCTTCAAGCTCGGGGGCAAAAAAGGCCAGCACCCTGGCAAAGAGCACCGCCGCCTCAGCGCGGCTGAGGAAGCGGTTCGGCCTGAAGCAGCCGTCAGGATAGCCGCGGACAAGGCCGCGCTGCACCGCCTGCGCCACGGCAGGCCGCGCCCATGCGGGAATCAGCGAAGCATCGGGAAACTTAAGAGAACCGGATGCACCAGACCAGCCGAGGGCCGCGCTTAAAAGCACCACCATCTCGGCGCGGGTGACCGGGGCGTCGGGCCGGAAAGTTCCGTCAGGATACCCTTTCAATAAGCCCTGTGCAAGAAGGGCCTCCACATCCCCGGCCGCCCAGTGCCCTCCAAGGTCCCTGAACACGCCCCCGGAGCGTGGGGGAAGGGTGAGATACTGGCCGGCGACCCCGCCGGTGCGGGAATCAACGGCAACGATTTGCAGCACCAGGCCCTCCGGCTCTTCCCCGGCGCCTGGATCGAAAGCATAGACAAACCGGCCCCCCCTGCCGGGAGAAACAGCTTCACGCTCCCCTTCCGGCCGGAAAAGGTAAAGCCGATCGGCCGAAGTCACGCCCGAAAGGATCGCGTAACCGTCGCGTCGGGAAGCCGCCACTTCAAGGCGAGGAGGCATCACGCCCGGCCGCGTCCTGGCAGCAACAGCCGCAAGGAGGGGTCCCCCGCTCCCCTCCACCAGGAAGGGCGTCAGTGCTGCTTCTTCTCCTGCCGCAAGGTCCTCCGGGGCTACGGGATACCCGTTTTTCGTCACCTGCGTTCGCTTGCTTACCTGGTAAGTGCCGCCTTCTGCTCTCAGGATCCCGCTCCCAGGGTCGTAGCCGCGCAGCACTTCCTTCCTCTCTCCTGTTGTTTCGGCCAGATCAACGCGCCAGGCAGTGCTGCTCCCCGGATCCAGATAGAGGCGCGCCCAGTCTCCAGGCTCGACTGCCGCCACCTGGGCGGGGAGGCCCCAGCGGTAGAACCTGGTATCGGGCGCAAGGTGAAGAATCCGGAACTTATTCTGGTCATCGATCAGGTAGAGCACCCGGTTCTGCAGGTTCAGATAAACAACACGCCCGTAGACAACGCGGCTGTGCGCTTTAAGAGCCAGGATCTCCCGGGTGCCGGGGAGCAAAACCGCAACCAGATGCTGCCCGGGGCGGAGTTGTGCAGGTGCAATCTCCTTTTGGTCCAACCGGAGAGAGATGCCAGGATGGAACCGGTAAGTGTATCCGTTGGACAAAACAATCTCCCCCGCTTCCGGTTCCACCTGGACAATGGTGCCTACTGCCAGCCGGCGCCGCGCCCCAACGTACATCACCTCTCCGCTGCCGGGTTTGGATACAAGCTTCACCTTCAAGCCGGGGAGAAGCTCTTCCCAGGCGGGGCAGGAGCCTGCACCAAAGGGGAGGTCGGCCGGGTCGGCCTCAGCCAGTTCGTCCAGGTAGGCAAGGGCGGCGCGGGGCGCGAGCGGGAAGGGGCGGGGATTCCCCAAAAGAAAAATCTCGCGCCTTTCCAGATCCACCTTATTTAAGAAGCCCTCCGTTTCCGAATACGAGAAAACGCCCCCCCAGAGGGTCTGGGTGGAGGGGTTGAGCCAGCCCCTGAACGCTCCCCCCGGCGGGAGGGAGGCAGGTTCTGCAGCTGCTCCGTTGGCCCAGAGAAACTGGTCTGCCCCGGGGGCGAGATAAAAGCCCCCCGTGTAAGCCCCGGGATCGACCTCCGTGACCAGGTAACCATGCTCTGTCTTCAGCACCTGAACGCCATCCTCCTGCCAGGTACGCGCCACGACGTAGGAGCAGCCTGGGCCGGAGCCCCCCTCGGGCCGCAGGTAAATGTCCGCCCCGCGCGGCGATTCTCCTCCGGATGAAAGCCTCTCCCGGGCCGGACGCGGCGCCTCCCCGGGGGAAGAGGCGGGCCAGGGGAAAAGCCGCCCGTCCCGCACAAACCGGACCCTGTCGGGGGCGAGGGCTACCTCCCGCCCGGAGGCGAGGGAAACCCGGTCTCCCGCAGCTGCAACAATCACATCCTGCACCAGGGGCTGCCCGTAAACGAGCGCAAAATCCTGCGCCTTCCCGGCAGCCCCGGGCACCGTATTCTGGGTGATTTCCGTTCCCCTGACGTAAATGGTGTAGGAGCCCGGGACCGGCTCAGGGATCAAGACCTGCTCCACATTGTTAACGTCATCAGCTTTTTCGGGAAAGAGGAAGGCATTCCCCCGGAACTCCCTCCCTGCCGGGTCGCGCACCACAAGGTCAAGGTTGTTCACAAGGGGGCGCACCGAGCCAGGCGCCACCCCGGGGTCCGTCCAGGCGAGGGTGACTTTCAGGGGCGCCTTTTCGTCCCGGACCTGGTAGGTGTAGCTCAGGACCTGACCGGCCGCGACGCCCTCCCTGGCATCCCGGAATTGAAAAGACCTTTCCCGGAGGGCAAGAACCGTCCCCCCCAGGTCGAGAATTCCAAACCCCGCGCTGCCGGGTCCCTTTTCCAGGGGGCGCGCCCCGCAGATCAATGCCGCCTTGAGCAGGGCCGCCGAGGGGTTCGCAAGCGCCTCGTACTTCTGGAAATACTCCCGGAGGAGGGCGGCGCTCCCCCCGGCCACCGCCGCCGCCATGCTGGTTCCCTCCCTGTAGGTGTAATAAGAGCTGGGTACGGATTTTCCCGCAAGCAGGCTGGAGCGCGCGGAGATTGCCGCACCGGGAGCAAGAATTTCTGGTTTCAGCCTCCCGTCGCGGGTGGGCCCCCGGCTGGAAAACTCCGCAGGCATCCGGGCGTCAACCTGGCCGGGATTAAACAGAGGGTGAGGACTCTGGCTCGCCCCCACCACAAGGCCATTTTTCGTTGCGGCCTCCGGAGTCAGGCTCCCCTCCCCTGGACCGCCGTTTCCGGCGCCAAAAATCACGAGAAAATCGGGATGGCGCCGCACAAACTGGTCGGTCTGGGCTGCCGCCGCGAGATAACCGCTCCCCTCGCCCCCCCAACCGTTCACGTGGATCCGTACACCTGCAGCATAGGCAGGCTCAAAAAGGGCGGTCAGGTCGGGAGGAGGCTCCAGCTTCCCCTGGGGGTTCAAAAGCGCCTGGAAGTAAATGCTGGCCCCGGGGGCGATCCCCCGGAACCTCCCCTGGGAGGCTGCCCCGCTTCCGGCGATCGTCGCCGCCATGTGGGTGCCGTGCCCGTCGGGATCTGCCGCCTTAGGAGCCCCCGCCCAGGACTTCAGCATCACCACCTTCGGCATCTCCCCGGGCAGGCTCTTCAAATCAGGGTGGATCTCCTCCGGCGAGCCCCGGTCCAGGCCGCTGTCCGCCAGGCCGATAATCTGCCTCGCCCCGGTGAGCACCCCCTCCGGCCCGGCAGGAGATGGGAGGAAACCGGAAACACCCAAAGGCGCGGCCCCCACAAGATCCCGGGCGCGGTCGTTCAAGAAGCGGTAGGAGGAGGCCGGCTCGATAAAGACGACATCAGGGCGGCCTGCCAGGTCGAGGAGGCGCCCGGCGGGAATGGACACCCGGAGCACCCGCCCCGGTTCCCCCATCCCCCGGAGCACGGCCCCCCCGAGGCCCTCCACAACCCGCGCCATCCCTTTCTTTTCGGCAGCCCGGAAAAGGGTAATATTCACCACAACGGGCCGGGCTCCAGAAGCGCGCGTCTCTTTTAGAAGCTCCGGGGCCAGGCGCGCCTCCGGGCGGAAAGGCTCCAGAGCTTCACCCAACGCCTCCCTCGCCCCGGGCAGCCGGCCGGCGGGGATCCGGACGAGCAGGAGGCCCTTTTCCAGCAGGTCCCCGCTTTCGGCGCCCAGTCTGGCAAGAGCGAGCCGGAAATCTCCCTCAACTTTTTGTAAATAGACCACAAATAAACTACCGGCTGCGCCGGTCCCGCCGCCACCCGGTTCTGCATCTCCGGGAGGCCCTGCACGCCCCCCAGGGGGCTCCCCGTCTCCAGGAGCAAGGAGCAGGCTTCCGGCAACCAGGCAACCGGTTAAAAGAAACAAAAGGCAAAACCCGAGCAGCTTTTTCCCCAATTCGAGTTCTCCTCTCCAACCGCCCCGTGAAGCTTATTTCCATATTTAACAATACGTCTGCGGAGGAGTTTTTCTTACAACATGAACCTGCAAAAGGGTGCCTGCACCGGGACAGCCTACACCCCGCGCCGGAAGGCTTCCTCCCGGGCGCCGCGGCAGGCCGCCCGGAGAACCATCCAGACAAAGCGGGGAAGAACCAGGGCGCGCCGCCAGCGGGCAGGCTCCTGCAAAATGCGGTAAAACCACTCCAGCCGCAGCCGCCGGAAAAAGGGAGGTGCCCGGCGCAGCCGCCCGGCCAGGACATCAAAGCTGCCTCCGACTCCGATGGCAACCAGCGCTCCCAGTTCCTGCCGGTGCACCCAGATAAAGAATTCCTGCTTCGGCGAACCCAGCGCCACCAGCAACAAATCAGGCCGGGCTGCCCGGATCTTGCGGATTACCGCCAGGATCTCGGCCTCGGGAAAATAACCGTGCTCCGTCCCGGCCACCCGCAGGCCGGGGTACTGCCGCCGCAGGTTCAACGCTGCAGCCTCGGCAACCCCGGGCGCCGCCCCGAGCAAAAAAACACGCCACTTCTCCCGCGCCGCGTGGGCGGCAAGGGCATGGATCAAATCAATCCCGGTGACGCGCTCCGGAAAGGGGCAGCCAAGCCGGCGCCCCGCCCAGATCACTCCGTGGCCGTCCGGCACCACCAGATCCGCCTGATTGACAAGGTCCCGGAAGGAGGCGTCGTGCTGCGCCCTGTAAAGCATCTCAGCGTTCAGGGTAACGACCTGGCGCGTTGCGGCGGGAGGAAAAAAATCGCTGCCCGTGAGCTCCCCCCACAGATACTGCTCCCGGATCCAGCCCCGAATCACGGATGCAGCTTCCGCTAAAGTTAAAGGGTGGATGCCCACCCCCAAAACCCTTTTCTTCTCAGGTAGCACTGCTCCTGCCATCTTTTCCCGACTGCCCGGCCCTCCTTCAAACCTGCCCGGCACCGGCGGAGGCCGGAGCGGGGGCATCCTCACCGGGTGTTCCGGCCTCGGGAGAGAAGCCTTCGTGGAGGGCGCGCACAAGATCAGGAATCTCCTCCAGTTTGGGCACCCAGTAGCTGCCGCCGTTGATGGTCTCCGGGTGCCCGGGCAAAATGCAGCCTTCCACCCCCGAGCTGTCAATTTTATAGAACAACCTGGCGAGTTCGATCATCTGGGAAACACCCAGGTTCGTCTTCACCTCATCCGAGAGAATGCTCACCAGCTCCGGGATCCGCCAGAGGTTTCGCCACTGCAGGGCTTCATCGGCAAGGGCCGAAAAGAAGCGCTGCTGCTGCTTGATCCGGTCGATATCCCCCAGCGGGTAGTTCCGGTACCGGACGAAGGCGAGGGCATCAGAGCCGTTGAGCCGCTGCACGCCCGGG encodes:
- a CDS encoding ABC transporter permease; translated protein: MEIRKLRHDPTELFTRAVQPVLWLLVFGQAFSRIRAVPTGGVDYQTFITPGILAQSMMFIAIFYGLNTIWERDQGILQKLLAMPVPRAALVTGKALGAGIRAVVQVAFIFLLALLLRLKIHWSPKSIVLSVLVLIVGAMFFATLSMIFAAILKTRERFMGFGQVITMPLFFASNALYPVAVMPAWLRFLAAVNPLSYVVELLRGYLVSGSVPRPEVDWIVLLGAAAVIQIAAARLYHCVVA
- a CDS encoding ATP-binding cassette domain-containing protein gives rise to the protein MGLAIEVRNLVKRFGDHEAVAGISFAVEEGEVFGLLGPNGAGKTTTIRILATLLPPTAGQIKVEGIDCSRQGALVRRLIGYVPQVLSADSSLTGYENLLFLAKLLRIPKREREQRIREILTLLNLQEAASRLVRQYSGGMVRRLEIGQAILHRPRVLILDEPTVGLDPVARHTVWKALELLREETGLTILITTHYMEEAEALCRRVAIMDRGRIAVQGTPAELKARTGNPQATLEDVFTYFTGSQMESGGSFREMRQVRRRVQRFN
- a CDS encoding MarR family transcriptional regulator, translating into MAIDRDSDSLTERLVNAFWQFWQQWRQAAHPVRKGKITPEQYWLLKRLKRTGPANVSDLAEGLGITNSSVTAATKRLEKMGLVARRRKIEDERVVEVSLTEAGQAVLEQWASEKRQAMAALLAPLSLEDRALLLELLKKLLKRV
- a CDS encoding S8 family serine peptidase — its product is MGKKLLGFCLLFLLTGCLVAGSLLLAPGDGEPPGGRAGPPGDAEPGGGGTGAAGSLFVVYLQKVEGDFRLALARLGAESGDLLEKGLLLVRIPAGRLPGAREALGEALEPFRPEARLAPELLKETRASGARPVVVNITLFRAAEKKGMARVVEGLGGAVLRGMGEPGRVLRVSIPAGRLLDLAGRPDVVFIEPASSYRFLNDRARDLVGAAPLGVSGFLPSPAGPEGVLTGARQIIGLADSGLDRGSPEEIHPDLKSLPGEMPKVVMLKSWAGAPKAADPDGHGTHMAATIAGSGAASQGRFRGIAPGASIYFQALLNPQGKLEPPPDLTALFEPAYAAGVRIHVNGWGGEGSGYLAAAAQTDQFVRRHPDFLVIFGAGNGGPGEGSLTPEAATKNGLVVGASQSPHPLFNPGQVDARMPAEFSSRGPTRDGRLKPEILAPGAAISARSSLLAGKSVPSSYYTYREGTSMAAAVAGGSAALLREYFQKYEALANPSAALLKAALICGARPLEKGPGSAGFGILDLGGTVLALRERSFQFRDAREGVAAGQVLSYTYQVRDEKAPLKVTLAWTDPGVAPGSVRPLVNNLDLVVRDPAGREFRGNAFLFPEKADDVNNVEQVLIPEPVPGSYTIYVRGTEITQNTVPGAAGKAQDFALVYGQPLVQDVIVAAAGDRVSLASGREVALAPDRVRFVRDGRLFPWPASSPGEAPRPARERLSSGGESPRGADIYLRPEGGSGPGCSYVVARTWQEDGVQVLKTEHGYLVTEVDPGAYTGGFYLAPGADQFLWANGAAAEPASLPPGGAFRGWLNPSTQTLWGGVFSYSETEGFLNKVDLERREIFLLGNPRPFPLAPRAALAYLDELAEADPADLPFGAGSCPAWEELLPGLKVKLVSKPGSGEVMYVGARRRLAVGTIVQVEPEAGEIVLSNGYTYRFHPGISLRLDQKEIAPAQLRPGQHLVAVLLPGTREILALKAHSRVVYGRVVYLNLQNRVLYLIDDQNKFRILHLAPDTRFYRWGLPAQVAAVEPGDWARLYLDPGSSTAWRVDLAETTGERKEVLRGYDPGSGILRAEGGTYQVSKRTQVTKNGYPVAPEDLAAGEEAALTPFLVEGSGGPLLAAVAARTRPGVMPPRLEVAASRRDGYAILSGVTSADRLYLFRPEGEREAVSPGRGGRFVYAFDPGAGEEPEGLVLQIVAVDSRTGGVAGQYLTLPPRSGGVFRDLGGHWAAGDVEALLAQGLLKGYPDGTFRPDAPVTRAEMVVLLSAALGWSGASGSLKFPDASLIPAWARPAVAQAVQRGLVRGYPDGCFRPNRFLSRAEAAVLFARVLAFFAPELEGQEEFLTRPAWQDWPQIPAWAQEAAAQAFQAGVLRGRSAQAFAPTAPLTRAEAAAAVSRLLEALRAGG
- a CDS encoding WecB/TagA/CpsF family glycosyltransferase, whose product is MAGAVLPEKKRVLGVGIHPLTLAEAASVIRGWIREQYLWGELTGSDFFPPAATRQVVTLNAEMLYRAQHDASFRDLVNQADLVVPDGHGVIWAGRRLGCPFPERVTGIDLIHALAAHAAREKWRVFLLGAAPGVAEAAALNLRRQYPGLRVAGTEHGYFPEAEILAVIRKIRAARPDLLLVALGSPKQEFFIWVHRQELGALVAIGVGGSFDVLAGRLRRAPPFFRRLRLEWFYRILQEPARWRRALVLPRFVWMVLRAACRGAREEAFRRGV